A window of Etheostoma spectabile isolate EspeVRDwgs_2016 chromosome 24, UIUC_Espe_1.0, whole genome shotgun sequence genomic DNA:
CATATACAAATGAGCAGTTTCTTACTCTTGGCAGATTTTAAATGACAATGGAGGCTGGtgcagacacacagcaaagtGGTGAAACAGTTGTCTCGGAGTCTGAGACCCAACAGATCACCATTGGACAGGTAAATCTTATCaccactttaaatgtacatgttgcAATATAAGATGCATAATGAGTGCTGCTGCTGAGAACTGCTAATAACTCGTCATACAGACAGGGTATGAATGTGGGTTGTCATGGTTACAGGCATCCATTGCAGCTGGCCAGGTGACATCCAGCGGTCCCACAGTCACCCTTGTGCAGTTACCCAACGGTCAGACAGTCCAGGTGCACGGGGTAATCCAAGCTGCTCAGCCCTCTGTCATCCAGTCCCCACAAGTCCAGACTGTAcaggtgagagaaaaaaaacaaaacttttttcattgtttcattACAGCACATGAGAATCCTTGGTTTGCTTTATTGCCCAAATAATTACTACTGCATACAGACACGTTTGATTCCGAAGTTTACCATTAAAGACATCAACTTTGCATCTAAAATCATCACAATTAATAACATCATTATAAGCACAGTATCTTCTAAAACATTGTGGTAGTAGCTGTGAacttgtacttgtgttttcttGCTTGGCATATTATATTCTTCACACATGGATCCACCTTCAGTGCTACATGtttgcaatgaaaaaaaatccttgtaaatgatgttacagtgttatttttatatagtttatttTCTTTGAGTCAGCTGTTAAAGTTAGAGAGTAAATACATTATTTGTCTTCACTTTCAGATTTCGACTGTTGCTGAGAGTGAGGACTCCCAGGAGTCTGTAGACAGTGTGACAGATtgtcagaagaggagagagatcCTGTCCAGACGGCCTTCTTACAGGTCTGTGTGTTGTATCACAATAACGCAATGAATCTAGAAGAGCTCTTTTATCACTTACAAACATTTGCACTTTCATTTTATTGCTTAAGAGAGTGAGTGAtgctcttaaaaaaacaatagttttaaaaagatttttttgagcatttataaattgatattaaaatgaaaaacaaaaaaagtttgctGAGATGTCTCTGTAATTGGTTTCATCTACAGGAAGATTCTGAATGATTTATCGTCGGATGCTCCAGCAGTGCCTCGAATTGAGGAAGAAAAGTCCGAGGACGACACAGCCCCTGCCATCACCACAGTCACCATGCCCACTCCCATCTACCAGACTAGCAGTGGCCAGTACAGTGAGTACTTTTGTACATTGTGATACAGGAAGCTGGCGGTCTGTGTTGAAACATGCAGGATTTCCTGCTGAGATGCGGTGACCTTTTGCTTTTTGCAGTAATGGTGTGTCCGTGCTGAGGTGACTTGAATTTAGACATCGGTGAAAACAAAGTCTTGATATTTAGATATGGTA
This region includes:
- the LOC116674223 gene encoding cyclic AMP-responsive element-binding protein 1 isoform X1 produces the protein MTMEAGADTQQSGETVVSESETQQITIGQTGYECGLSWLQASIAAGQVTSSGPTVTLVQLPNGQTVQVHGVIQAAQPSVIQSPQVQTVQISTVAESEDSQESVDSVTDCQKRREILSRRPSYRKILNDLSSDAPAVPRIEEEKSEDDTAPAITTVTMPTPIYQTSSGQYIAITQGGAIQLANNGTDGVQGLQTLTMANAGQQGATILQYAQTSDGQQILVPSNQVVVQAASGDVQAYQIRTAPTSAITPGVVMATSPALGTGGGTEEVTRKREVRLMKNREAARECRRKKKEYVKCLENRVAVLENQNKTLIEELKALKDLYCHKSE
- the LOC116674223 gene encoding cyclic AMP-responsive element-binding protein 1 isoform X2, whose amino-acid sequence is MTMEAGADTQQSGETVVSESETQQITIGQASIAAGQVTSSGPTVTLVQLPNGQTVQVHGVIQAAQPSVIQSPQVQTVQISTVAESEDSQESVDSVTDCQKRREILSRRPSYRKILNDLSSDAPAVPRIEEEKSEDDTAPAITTVTMPTPIYQTSSGQYIAITQGGAIQLANNGTDGVQGLQTLTMANAGQQGATILQYAQTSDGQQILVPSNQVVVQAASGDVQAYQIRTAPTSAITPGVVMATSPALGTGGGTEEVTRKREVRLMKNREAARECRRKKKEYVKCLENRVAVLENQNKTLIEELKALKDLYCHKSE